Proteins encoded together in one Thermophilibacter immobilis window:
- a CDS encoding SIS domain-containing protein translates to MTDEKPTMMTYIKATPEQLATNTRDAHDITRSLVDAYVSGGYERVVIVACGSSANGSQCALPLMIKYLRQDVQVVPPETFNCCKHALGKTDFVFAVSQSGCSTNTIATLDRLREMGRLSIGLTGNVGADFKDHADLLVDWCVGTENVGYVTKGVTTLAQFLMLFALGASQAKGLTSDRDYAAVMAEMAQVSERHEVVQRETNEFYERNRAALTSLGAVYSCGFAQGYGVACESALKIGETIKVPSFAYEAEEYIHGPHLQLTPKYTAFFYDDLGVCGERLHTIYRATRTVTDYAYAVTNSPEVDDAHAVRLPFEIGEPLLAPLYVLPFCQTIAFRASTELSSWDSHPLLSQFGDIAATKTKSISQVMPY, encoded by the coding sequence ATGACAGACGAGAAGCCCACCATGATGACGTACATCAAGGCCACTCCCGAGCAGCTGGCCACCAACACGCGTGACGCGCATGACATCACGCGCTCGCTCGTGGACGCCTACGTCTCGGGCGGATACGAGAGGGTCGTGATCGTGGCCTGCGGCTCGAGCGCGAACGGATCCCAGTGCGCCCTGCCTCTCATGATCAAGTACCTGCGTCAGGACGTGCAGGTGGTGCCCCCCGAGACGTTCAACTGCTGCAAGCACGCCCTGGGCAAGACGGACTTCGTGTTCGCCGTCTCCCAGAGCGGGTGCTCCACGAACACCATCGCCACGCTCGACAGGCTGCGTGAGATGGGACGGCTCTCCATCGGCCTCACCGGCAACGTGGGCGCAGACTTCAAGGACCACGCCGACCTGTTGGTCGACTGGTGCGTGGGAACGGAGAACGTGGGCTACGTCACCAAGGGAGTGACGACGCTCGCGCAGTTTCTCATGCTCTTTGCCCTGGGGGCCTCGCAGGCCAAGGGCCTCACGAGCGACCGGGACTACGCTGCCGTCATGGCTGAGATGGCGCAGGTTTCCGAGCGCCACGAGGTCGTGCAGCGCGAGACCAACGAATTCTACGAGCGCAACCGTGCCGCGCTCACCTCTCTGGGCGCCGTTTACTCCTGCGGCTTTGCCCAGGGCTATGGGGTCGCCTGCGAGAGTGCCCTCAAGATCGGCGAGACCATCAAGGTCCCGAGCTTCGCCTATGAGGCTGAGGAGTACATACATGGCCCCCACCTGCAGCTCACTCCCAAGTATACGGCCTTCTTCTACGATGACCTAGGAGTGTGCGGAGAGCGCCTCCACACGATCTACCGGGCGACGCGCACGGTGACGGACTACGCCTACGCGGTCACGAACAGCCCGGAGGTCGATGACGCCCACGCCGTGAGGCTCCCGTTCGAGATTGGCGAGCCCCTGCTGGCGCCGCTCTACGTGCTGCCCTTCTGCCAGACGATCGCGTTTCGCGCGAGCACCGAGCTCAGCTCGTGGGACAGCCACCCGCTGCTATCCCAGTTCGGGGACATCGCCGCGACCAAGACGAAGAGCATCTCCCAGGTGATGCCCTACTAG
- the trmB gene encoding tRNA (guanosine(46)-N7)-methyltransferase TrmB — MHGLHARIPKSFVLEERLERYASAIEPAPERWRGRWAEACWPGLGTSAQEGGANRFSEVRLDLGCGKGSFTVEAARQEPDVLFVGMDSEPICIAHAAQLACESGLSNVLIVPGDGMRIREFFSAGELSRIYLNFPTPFPRKREAKRRMASMERLMDFRAVLSGDGEVRLRTDSQPLFDFMLTQVPLAGYELLWSSRDAHAEAPCDLASEYEERLSARGAHVLALTTRPAPGPAPEHPEQTAELSLATYLPHELDELEQLSYAPHGMESTVENLRNYAARHHGSQG; from the coding sequence ATGCACGGCCTACACGCTCGCATCCCCAAGAGCTTCGTCCTCGAGGAGCGCCTGGAGCGCTACGCCTCCGCCATCGAACCCGCACCCGAGCGCTGGCGCGGTCGCTGGGCCGAGGCGTGCTGGCCCGGCCTTGGAACGAGCGCGCAAGAGGGAGGCGCGAATCGCTTCTCCGAGGTGCGTCTTGACCTGGGCTGCGGCAAGGGGTCATTCACCGTCGAGGCCGCGCGACAAGAGCCCGACGTCTTGTTCGTAGGCATGGACAGCGAGCCCATCTGCATCGCCCACGCCGCCCAGCTCGCCTGCGAGAGCGGCCTCTCCAACGTGCTGATCGTGCCCGGCGACGGGATGCGCATCCGCGAGTTCTTCTCGGCTGGCGAGCTCTCCCGCATCTACCTGAACTTTCCCACGCCGTTTCCGCGCAAGCGCGAGGCCAAGAGGCGCATGGCAAGCATGGAGCGCCTCATGGACTTTCGCGCGGTCCTGTCCGGCGACGGCGAGGTGCGCCTGCGCACCGACAGCCAGCCGCTCTTTGACTTCATGCTCACCCAGGTGCCCCTTGCGGGCTACGAGCTTCTCTGGTCCAGCCGAGACGCGCACGCCGAGGCTCCCTGCGACCTCGCAAGCGAGTACGAGGAGCGCCTGAGCGCCCGGGGGGCACACGTGCTCGCTCTGACCACGCGACCGGCACCGGGACCCGCACCCGAGCACCCGGAGCAGACCGCCGAACTCTCGCTCGCGACTTATCTGCCCCATGAACTGGACGAACTCGAGCAGCTCTCCTACGCGCCCCACGGCATGGAGTCGACCGTGGAGAACCTGCGCAACTACGCCGCACGGCACCACGGGTCGCAGGGATAG
- a CDS encoding NADP-dependent isocitrate dehydrogenase: protein MPKISMSVPLVEMDGDEMTRIIWQLIKDELICPYVDLKTDYYDLGLKHRDETDDQVTVDSAQATLRLGVAVKCATITPNAQRVEEYGLKQMWKSPNGTIRALLDGTVFRAPLVVGGIEPVVKVWKRPITIARHAYGDVYRNVEMHIDAPGKVELVYTAADGTERRELVHEFDGPGVVQGQHNLDASIQSFARSCFEYALATGQDLWFATKDTISKTYDHRFKDVFAELYEARYRARFEAAGISYFYTLIDDAVARVMRSEGGFIWACKNYDGDVMSDMLSSAFGSLAMMTSVLVSPEGVFEYEAAHGTVQRHYYRHLRGERTSTNPVATIFAWTGALRKRGELDGLADLADFAGRLEAATLHTIESGRMTGDLARITSLPSPQTLDTRAFILAIRETLDAETAA, encoded by the coding sequence ATGCCCAAGATCTCCATGAGCGTCCCCCTCGTCGAGATGGACGGCGACGAGATGACCCGCATCATCTGGCAGCTCATCAAAGACGAGCTCATCTGCCCCTACGTCGACCTCAAGACCGACTACTACGACCTGGGTCTCAAGCATCGCGACGAGACCGATGACCAGGTCACCGTTGACTCCGCCCAGGCGACCCTGCGACTGGGCGTGGCCGTCAAGTGCGCCACCATCACCCCCAACGCCCAACGCGTGGAGGAGTACGGCCTCAAGCAGATGTGGAAGAGCCCCAACGGCACCATCCGCGCGCTTCTCGACGGCACCGTGTTTCGCGCCCCGCTCGTGGTCGGGGGCATCGAGCCGGTCGTGAAGGTCTGGAAGCGGCCCATCACCATCGCGCGTCACGCCTACGGCGACGTCTACAGAAACGTCGAGATGCACATCGACGCCCCCGGCAAGGTCGAGCTCGTCTACACGGCGGCCGACGGCACCGAGCGCCGCGAGCTCGTCCACGAGTTCGACGGCCCTGGCGTGGTGCAGGGCCAGCACAACCTCGACGCGTCCATCCAGAGCTTCGCGCGCAGCTGCTTTGAGTACGCGCTGGCCACGGGTCAGGATCTGTGGTTCGCCACCAAGGACACCATCTCCAAGACCTACGACCACCGCTTCAAGGACGTCTTCGCAGAGCTCTACGAGGCCCGTTACCGCGCGCGCTTCGAGGCGGCTGGCATCTCGTACTTCTACACCCTCATCGACGACGCCGTGGCTCGCGTCATGAGGTCCGAGGGCGGGTTCATCTGGGCGTGCAAGAACTACGACGGCGACGTGATGAGCGACATGCTCTCGTCGGCCTTTGGCTCTCTGGCCATGATGACGAGCGTGCTGGTCAGTCCCGAGGGCGTCTTCGAGTACGAGGCCGCGCACGGCACGGTGCAGCGCCACTACTACCGCCACCTCAGGGGCGAGAGGACCTCGACCAACCCCGTGGCCACGATCTTCGCCTGGACCGGTGCCCTGCGCAAGCGAGGCGAACTCGACGGCCTGGCCGACCTGGCCGACTTTGCCGGAAGGCTGGAGGCGGCGACCCTCCACACGATCGAGTCCGGGCGCATGACGGGCGACCTCGCTCGCATCACCTCGCTGCCGAGCCCCCAGACCCTGGACACCCGCGCCTTCATTCTCGCCATCCGCGAGACCCTCGACGCAGAGACGGCCGCCTAG
- the agaB gene encoding PTS galactosamine transporter subunit IIB, whose protein sequence is MPDIVHARIDNRLVHGQVGNSWVGATGANLVVVADDEVAVDPIQKSLMKMTADSSGCGIRFFSVQKTIDVIGKASSSQHIFLIVQNPKVMRALVEGGVPLKEVNVGNMHATPGKRVFRESHVYVDDNDVADIEAMKEAGVKLYIQILPGDKKIYL, encoded by the coding sequence ATGCCAGATATTGTACATGCGCGGATTGACAACCGCCTTGTCCACGGACAGGTCGGAAACTCGTGGGTCGGTGCGACTGGCGCCAACCTCGTGGTAGTTGCCGACGACGAGGTCGCCGTGGACCCCATCCAGAAGTCCCTCATGAAGATGACGGCGGACTCCTCGGGCTGCGGTATCAGGTTCTTCTCGGTTCAGAAGACGATTGACGTCATTGGCAAGGCGAGTTCCAGCCAGCACATCTTTCTTATCGTACAGAATCCCAAGGTCATGCGCGCCTTGGTCGAGGGCGGGGTCCCCCTCAAGGAGGTCAACGTAGGCAACATGCACGCGACGCCCGGCAAGCGCGTGTTTCGCGAGAGCCACGTCTACGTGGACGACAACGACGTGGCGGACATCGAGGCGATGAAGGAGGCAGGGGTCAAGCTCTATATCCAGATTCTGCCGGGCGACAAGAAAATCTATCTCTAA
- a CDS encoding PTS mannose/fructose/sorbose/N-acetylgalactosamine transporter subunit IIC translates to MDITLIQGLLLALVGFICACDAQFEAFYWFRPMVVAFFAGIVLGDIPLGVMCGAVAELSYLGLLTVGGTVPPDPLMAGMMTVVIAYTTGQSADAAIGLSLPFALLAQWVGILFNTAYVWVAHKCDAYAADADVKGFGRMIPLAMCFKAAVIALLVFLCSFALQGPIQIFVNAFPAWLIHGFEIAGGLLPAVGLGLLLMVMMKKNNIVYLFLGFIMATFLDLPNVLPVAIAAVCLAYINYRHEKRADEVAALVSASGSADGGESDGI, encoded by the coding sequence ATGGACATTACCCTTATTCAGGGGCTGCTGCTCGCGCTTGTCGGCTTCATATGCGCGTGTGACGCCCAGTTCGAGGCGTTCTACTGGTTCCGCCCGATGGTCGTCGCGTTCTTTGCCGGGATCGTGCTGGGGGACATCCCCCTCGGCGTCATGTGCGGTGCCGTCGCGGAGCTGTCGTATTTGGGTCTTCTCACGGTGGGCGGGACGGTTCCGCCCGACCCGCTCATGGCCGGCATGATGACGGTGGTCATCGCCTACACCACCGGCCAGAGCGCGGACGCGGCAATTGGCCTCTCTCTGCCGTTCGCGCTCCTGGCGCAGTGGGTGGGCATTCTGTTCAACACCGCCTACGTCTGGGTTGCCCACAAGTGCGACGCCTACGCCGCCGACGCCGACGTCAAGGGCTTCGGGCGCATGATTCCGCTCGCCATGTGCTTCAAGGCGGCTGTGATCGCGCTTCTCGTCTTCCTGTGCTCCTTCGCGCTGCAGGGTCCCATCCAGATCTTCGTCAACGCGTTTCCCGCGTGGCTCATCCACGGCTTCGAGATCGCGGGCGGCCTTCTGCCGGCCGTCGGCCTGGGCCTGCTGCTCATGGTCATGATGAAGAAGAACAACATCGTGTACCTGTTCCTCGGATTCATTATGGCGACCTTCCTCGACCTGCCGAACGTGCTGCCGGTCGCCATCGCGGCCGTGTGCCTGGCCTACATCAACTATCGACACGAGAAGAGGGCCGACGAGGTCGCCGCCTTGGTGTCCGCGTCCGGTTCCGCAGACGGGGGCGAGAGCGATGGCATCTAA
- a CDS encoding GntR family transcriptional regulator encodes MSEDLNSSSALPLYVQVVGRIQYAIDSGEYGIGDKIPSEGELQSLFSVGRITIRRAIEELVAAGYLMKKQGKGTFVKAPGNLHLVQSRLDSQVFSYTEACEKASLAAGSVELGSSLVEPTADDRAFLGIEGDDKVLVTRRVRTADGVPIMIEENHFSLSDFLFLAEANLENRSLYGLIEKRTGRRPKMVGECILSSARAMENVAAQLSVPVGEPLFSLHARYADGDDRPLYIGDQLIVGARWSFTF; translated from the coding sequence ATGTCCGAAGATCTTAACAGCTCGTCCGCCCTGCCCCTCTACGTGCAGGTGGTCGGCAGGATTCAGTACGCAATTGATTCGGGCGAATATGGGATTGGGGACAAGATCCCCTCGGAGGGGGAGCTCCAGAGTCTCTTCTCGGTGGGACGCATTACGATTCGCAGAGCGATTGAGGAGTTGGTCGCGGCTGGCTACCTCATGAAGAAGCAGGGCAAGGGAACGTTCGTAAAGGCTCCCGGAAACCTTCACCTCGTGCAGTCGCGCCTGGATTCCCAGGTCTTCAGCTACACCGAGGCCTGTGAAAAGGCCAGTCTTGCAGCGGGATCCGTCGAGCTGGGATCGTCGCTCGTTGAGCCCACCGCCGACGACCGAGCGTTTCTTGGTATTGAGGGAGACGACAAGGTGCTCGTTACACGGCGTGTGCGGACGGCGGACGGAGTTCCCATCATGATCGAAGAGAATCACTTCTCCCTGTCTGATTTTCTGTTTCTTGCAGAAGCCAATCTAGAGAACCGCTCCCTATATGGCCTCATCGAGAAGAGGACGGGACGCCGCCCCAAGATGGTGGGGGAGTGCATCCTGAGCTCGGCCCGCGCCATGGAGAACGTGGCCGCGCAGCTCAGCGTGCCTGTTGGAGAGCCTCTCTTCAGCCTTCATGCGCGTTATGCCGACGGGGATGATCGCCCCCTGTACATCGGTGACCAACTCATTGTGGGCGCGCGCTGGTCCTTTACGTTCTAG
- a CDS encoding putative manganese-dependent inorganic diphosphatase → MPEAIRKVNIIGHLHPDTDSICSAISYAYLKNTVGKTNIYEPRRAGTINRETAFVLKHFGFDEPQLITSVMPQVKDTEIQRQAGIDSEMSLFAAWNLMRETKVDTLCVTDPQNNLEGLIAVKDIANANMDVFDTSIVADSHTSYANIVSTLNGEMILGNPADTVHAGDVRVGTTPEMMEDTVKAGDIVLVTNRYETQQFAVECDASCLIICCSAHVSDRVVASARRHGCSIITTPYDTYAAARLISMSIPVRAKMLAENILKVSVNTSIDDARKMMAKSRHRFFPIIDENGTYAGLISSSSLLTAKKKHVILVDHNERTQAVEGLEQAEIMEIIDHHRIGSIETSGPALFRNMPVGCTCTILYLIYQENDVEIPPSIAGLMLSAILSDTLAFRSPTCTPVDQKAGKALAKICGEDIPSYADAMFEAGADLTGRTAEEVFHQDFKIFSRGNVKFGVGQGSFMTENSRKAAEALVGPYLPEAAQAEELPLVFYLFTDVKTSSSEVLWYGEDADGIVSRAFDVEPEDGLAKLPGVVSRKKQVIPALMATLQSIQEDQD, encoded by the coding sequence ATGCCAGAGGCAATCCGCAAGGTCAACATCATCGGCCACCTCCACCCGGACACAGACAGCATCTGCTCGGCCATCAGCTACGCCTACCTCAAGAACACGGTCGGCAAGACCAACATCTACGAGCCGCGCCGGGCGGGCACCATCAACCGAGAGACGGCCTTTGTCCTCAAGCACTTTGGCTTCGACGAACCGCAGCTCATCACCTCCGTCATGCCGCAGGTCAAGGACACCGAGATTCAGCGTCAGGCCGGCATCGACTCCGAGATGAGCCTGTTCGCCGCCTGGAACCTCATGCGTGAGACCAAGGTCGACACCCTGTGCGTCACCGACCCCCAGAACAACCTCGAGGGCCTCATCGCCGTCAAGGACATCGCCAACGCCAACATGGACGTCTTCGACACGAGCATCGTCGCCGACTCCCACACCAGCTACGCCAACATCGTCTCCACGCTCAACGGCGAGATGATCCTCGGCAACCCCGCGGACACCGTTCACGCGGGCGACGTCCGCGTGGGCACCACCCCCGAGATGATGGAGGACACCGTCAAGGCGGGTGACATCGTCCTGGTGACCAACCGCTACGAGACCCAGCAGTTCGCCGTCGAGTGTGACGCGAGCTGCCTGATCATCTGCTGCAGCGCGCACGTCTCGGACCGCGTCGTGGCCTCGGCCCGGCGCCACGGCTGCTCGATCATCACCACGCCGTACGACACCTACGCCGCCGCGAGGCTCATCTCGATGTCTATCCCCGTGCGGGCCAAGATGCTCGCCGAGAACATCCTCAAGGTGAGCGTCAACACCTCGATCGACGACGCCCGCAAGATGATGGCCAAGTCGCGTCACCGCTTCTTCCCCATCATCGACGAGAACGGCACGTACGCGGGCCTCATCAGCTCCTCCAGCCTGCTCACCGCCAAGAAAAAGCACGTCATCCTGGTCGACCACAACGAGCGCACCCAGGCGGTCGAGGGCCTCGAGCAGGCCGAAATCATGGAGATCATCGACCACCACCGCATCGGCTCGATCGAGACCTCGGGCCCGGCCCTGTTCCGCAACATGCCCGTGGGCTGCACCTGCACGATTCTCTACCTGATCTACCAGGAGAACGACGTGGAGATCCCCCCGAGCATCGCGGGGCTCATGCTCTCGGCCATCCTCTCCGACACGCTCGCGTTTCGCTCGCCCACCTGCACGCCTGTTGACCAAAAGGCCGGCAAGGCGCTCGCCAAGATCTGCGGCGAGGACATCCCCAGCTACGCCGACGCCATGTTCGAGGCCGGCGCCGACCTCACCGGCCGCACGGCCGAGGAGGTCTTCCATCAGGACTTCAAGATCTTCAGCCGCGGCAACGTCAAGTTCGGCGTGGGCCAGGGCAGCTTCATGACCGAGAACAGCCGCAAGGCCGCCGAGGCTCTCGTGGGGCCCTACCTGCCCGAGGCCGCGCAGGCCGAGGAGCTCCCGCTCGTCTTCTACCTGTTCACGGACGTCAAGACCTCCTCGAGCGAGGTCCTGTGGTACGGAGAGGACGCAGATGGCATCGTGTCGCGCGCGTTCGACGTTGAGCCCGAGGACGGCCTCGCCAAGCTCCCGGGCGTGGTGAGTCGCAAGAAGCAGGTCATCCCCGCCCTCATGGCCACGCTCCAGAGCATCCAGGAGGACCAGGACTAG
- the yfbR gene encoding 5'-deoxynucleotidase: MAEELSGGIRESDGSSQPRESHFLAILSRMKYIERWALMRSSRPENLSEHSLEVALIAHMLCVIANVRHGCALDSERAALVALYHDASEIITGDLPTPVKYHDGQIHDAYKAVEASAEERLLETLPADLRPAFEDVFWPTADADADELYLRRLVKAADKISALIKCVDEARSGNAEFASAEKTCRASVEEASYELPEVADFVREFLPSYGATLDELL; the protein is encoded by the coding sequence GTGGCCGAGGAGCTTTCTGGAGGCATCCGGGAATCTGACGGCTCATCGCAGCCACGTGAGTCACACTTCCTTGCGATTCTCTCGCGCATGAAGTACATCGAGCGCTGGGCCCTCATGCGCAGCTCGCGCCCCGAGAACCTTTCCGAGCACTCGCTCGAGGTGGCCCTCATCGCGCACATGCTCTGCGTGATCGCCAACGTGCGCCACGGCTGCGCGCTCGACTCTGAGCGCGCAGCGCTCGTGGCGCTCTACCACGACGCCTCCGAGATCATCACCGGCGACCTGCCCACCCCCGTCAAGTACCATGACGGGCAGATTCACGACGCCTACAAGGCCGTGGAGGCCTCCGCCGAGGAGCGCCTCCTCGAGACCCTGCCCGCCGACCTGCGCCCCGCCTTCGAGGATGTCTTCTGGCCCACGGCCGACGCCGATGCGGACGAGCTCTACCTGCGCCGCCTCGTCAAGGCCGCCGACAAGATCTCGGCCCTCATCAAGTGCGTCGACGAGGCTCGCTCGGGCAACGCGGAGTTCGCGAGCGCCGAGAAGACCTGCCGCGCCTCCGTCGAGGAGGCAAGCTACGAGCTCCCCGAGGTCGCCGACTTCGTGCGCGAGTTTCTCCCCTCCTACGGAGCCACCCTGGACGAGCTGCTCTAG
- a CDS encoding DUF3825 domain-containing protein gives MPTITPGNRLYLYQLLSNELGVGAQTALARVEEVLAKDDLAPADLGFADTRSLCEALPEFLRVTAFKKGYVYATVHACEDYDRALEGPANGASSKSAANGKPWKRRKEAKGLRPVKPRPTEKPKEATPSTPEALSEPQRIAEPKPSHEFGSVPGAEQSEAEPKPDIGFGSEAEPEGEPKPEAAGASATALEPALVADPTSATQTEPAAASEPKPEGEPRRAPVFGSPEPSISLTITYVPEQKEGEAEPKPAAARVDEPATAHTARSSMPSTTHAPSGPPQDFHAEVRSPNEQLSLLYQLLPPTVDPLTTLEEDFRVARSTHTLEGTRSEVTFPLRFLRADGSTPVTATLRRSVKAQGGKFWSLASVDGADPDEVGLEGLAPRPAGAWAAFLPQRKLPVDAVDPERALTQTVSLGPWDEALQDLASLAAPEDWGADRSVLRAYLIMTFARVQAQGLLAVAPDGSRAEFDTGLLTSAGAAVYARLEPLDGDIPWELAAFATGGSARPARYATSLAQVTLDSSLPAPAFAAAPLVERSPRTATCAYDAIADDVRLLVPADDGRALALAATPSGYEVAATLELADAYACARVVSAEQPSWLTAGLA, from the coding sequence ATGCCCACGATCACCCCTGGCAACCGCCTCTATCTGTACCAGCTCCTCTCGAACGAGCTTGGCGTGGGCGCACAGACTGCCCTCGCCCGCGTGGAGGAGGTTCTCGCGAAGGACGACCTTGCCCCTGCGGACCTCGGGTTCGCCGACACTCGCTCCCTCTGCGAGGCCCTGCCCGAGTTCCTCAGGGTCACCGCCTTCAAGAAGGGCTACGTCTACGCAACGGTCCATGCCTGCGAGGACTACGACCGGGCCCTCGAGGGCCCTGCCAACGGCGCGAGCAGCAAGAGCGCGGCGAACGGCAAGCCCTGGAAGCGTCGCAAGGAGGCCAAGGGCCTGCGACCAGTCAAGCCGCGTCCCACCGAGAAGCCCAAGGAGGCGACGCCGTCCACCCCCGAGGCCTTATCCGAGCCCCAGCGCATAGCTGAACCCAAACCCTCCCACGAATTTGGGTCCGTGCCTGGGGCCGAGCAAAGCGAAGCTGAACCCAAACCCGATATCGGGTTTGGGTCCGAGGCGGAGCCCGAGGGAGAACCCAAACCGGAGGCAGCCGGCGCATCCGCGACCGCGCTCGAGCCTGCGCTGGTAGCCGACCCCACATCCGCAACGCAGACCGAGCCTGCGGCCGCGTCGGAACCCAAACCCGAGGGGGAGCCTCGGCGCGCACCCGTCTTTGGATCGCCTGAGCCCTCGATCTCCCTCACCATCACCTACGTTCCCGAGCAGAAGGAGGGCGAGGCCGAACCCAAACCCGCCGCGGCACGCGTCGACGAGCCCGCAACTGCACACACGGCGCGGTCCTCCATGCCGTCCACGACGCACGCCCCCAGCGGACCCCCTCAGGACTTCCATGCCGAGGTGCGCTCCCCCAATGAGCAGCTCAGCCTCCTCTACCAGCTGCTGCCGCCCACCGTCGATCCCCTGACCACGCTCGAGGAGGACTTCCGCGTGGCCCGCTCAACCCACACGCTCGAGGGGACGCGCAGCGAGGTCACGTTCCCCCTGCGCTTCCTGCGTGCTGACGGCTCGACGCCTGTCACGGCCACCCTGCGCCGCTCGGTCAAGGCACAGGGTGGCAAGTTCTGGTCGCTCGCCTCGGTGGACGGCGCCGATCCCGACGAGGTGGGCCTCGAGGGCCTCGCCCCTCGCCCGGCCGGCGCGTGGGCCGCCTTTCTCCCCCAGCGGAAGCTGCCCGTCGATGCCGTGGACCCCGAGCGCGCCCTCACGCAGACCGTGTCGCTCGGCCCCTGGGACGAGGCGCTCCAAGACCTCGCCTCCCTTGCCGCGCCCGAGGACTGGGGCGCGGACCGCAGCGTCCTGCGTGCCTACCTCATCATGACCTTCGCGCGCGTCCAGGCCCAGGGGCTTCTCGCCGTGGCTCCGGACGGATCGCGCGCGGAGTTCGACACGGGCCTTCTCACCTCTGCGGGCGCGGCCGTCTACGCACGTCTCGAACCGCTGGACGGCGACATCCCCTGGGAGCTCGCTGCCTTTGCCACCGGGGGCTCCGCCCGACCCGCGCGCTACGCGACCTCTCTCGCCCAGGTGACGCTCGATTCCAGCCTGCCTGCCCCCGCCTTTGCGGCCGCACCGCTCGTGGAGAGAAGCCCGCGCACCGCGACCTGCGCCTACGACGCAATCGCCGACGACGTCAGGCTGCTCGTCCCGGCAGACGACGGCCGCGCGCTCGCCCTTGCGGCCACGCCCTCCGGCTACGAGGTCGCAGCCACCCTCGAGCTTGCCGACGCCTACGCCTGCGCGCGCGTGGTGAGCGCGGAGCAGCCCTCCTGGCTCACGGCCGGGCTCGCCTAG
- a CDS encoding PTS system mannose/fructose/sorbose family transporter subunit IID, which translates to MASNETQATQGKLTKKDLNRLGLRSILMQCGFSFERMQAPGFTWSMLPAFQKLYGDSKEDLSEFMTYNMEFMNTEMHMGTFLMGLILSMEEQHTDRKLIAGIRNGLFGPLAGLGDAIFWFTVLPISAAICCSLAQDGSVLGPILYMIIWGFMAISRIWFADFGYRVGSRFITNMTEQTKYLTEAAGILGMMVVGGLIPSYVSFAFSDELVFGVASTTVQSVFDGILPNILPLAIVFAVYGLFKKNANVVVIIVGLIAFGILMSFLGWM; encoded by the coding sequence ATGGCATCTAACGAGACCCAGGCAACCCAGGGCAAGCTCACCAAGAAGGACCTCAACCGGCTGGGACTTCGCTCCATCCTGATGCAGTGCGGCTTCAGCTTCGAGCGCATGCAGGCGCCGGGCTTCACGTGGTCCATGCTGCCGGCGTTCCAGAAGCTCTACGGAGACTCCAAGGAGGACCTGTCCGAGTTCATGACCTACAACATGGAGTTCATGAACACTGAGATGCACATGGGGACCTTCCTTATGGGGCTTATCCTCTCCATGGAGGAGCAGCACACCGACCGCAAGCTCATCGCGGGCATCAGAAACGGTCTCTTCGGGCCACTCGCCGGCCTGGGTGACGCCATCTTCTGGTTCACCGTCCTGCCCATCTCGGCGGCCATCTGCTGCTCGCTTGCACAGGACGGCTCGGTGCTGGGTCCCATCCTCTATATGATTATCTGGGGCTTCATGGCCATCTCGCGCATCTGGTTTGCGGACTTTGGCTATCGAGTGGGCTCCCGGTTCATCACGAACATGACCGAGCAGACCAAGTACCTGACCGAGGCCGCCGGCATCCTGGGCATGATGGTCGTGGGCGGGCTCATTCCCTCCTACGTGTCCTTTGCCTTCAGCGACGAGCTCGTCTTTGGCGTTGCGAGCACCACGGTGCAGTCCGTCTTTGACGGCATCCTGCCCAACATCTTACCGCTGGCCATCGTCTTCGCGGTCTACGGGCTGTTCAAGAAGAACGCGAACGTCGTGGTCATCATCGTGGGGCTCATCGCGTTCGGGATCCTCATGTCGTTTCTGGGGTGGATGTAA